A genomic segment from Halomonas sp. GD1P12 encodes:
- a CDS encoding cold-shock protein produces the protein MATGTVKWFNDTKGYGFISPDDGGDDLFAHFSEIQAEGFKTLQDGQKVTFEVTQGKKGLQASNIRVS, from the coding sequence ATGGCAACTGGTACCGTCAAGTGGTTCAACGACACGAAAGGTTATGGCTTCATCTCTCCGGATGACGGCGGCGACGACCTTTTTGCGCACTTCTCAGAAATTCAGGCTGAAGGCTTCAAGACCCTGCAGGACGGTCAAAAAGTCACTTTTGAAGTCACGCAAGGCAAGAAAGGCCTTCAGGCTTCTAACATTCGCGTTTCCTGA
- a CDS encoding LysE family translocator, whose protein sequence is MSPITLVDAQFIPFLIAITLLSITPGVDTLLVIRNTARGGVRDGVVTSLAICCGLFVHATISALGISLILLQSAMAFNLLKLAGAGYLVWLGITSLLAARRGVALPVGALDQPHSPLHSPVPLWRPIREGLLSNVLNPKTVVFYMAFLPQFIAPTEPVLLKSLWLAGVHFVIANVWQIGVVLLVGSAGRWLASARFARVLNATTGAVLVLFGLRLALEQRPV, encoded by the coding sequence ATGAGCCCTATTACGCTGGTAGATGCCCAGTTCATTCCCTTTCTGATCGCGATCACGCTGCTCTCGATCACCCCCGGCGTGGACACGCTGCTGGTGATTCGCAATACCGCTCGCGGCGGCGTGCGCGACGGCGTCGTCACCAGCCTTGCGATCTGCTGCGGGCTGTTCGTGCACGCCACGATTTCCGCGCTGGGTATCTCGCTCATTCTGTTGCAGTCCGCGATGGCGTTCAATCTGCTCAAGCTCGCCGGGGCTGGATATCTGGTGTGGCTGGGCATCACCAGCCTGCTGGCCGCCAGGCGCGGCGTGGCGTTGCCCGTCGGCGCGCTCGACCAGCCGCACTCGCCGCTGCACTCGCCGGTGCCGCTGTGGAGGCCGATTCGCGAAGGGCTCTTGTCCAACGTGCTCAACCCCAAAACGGTGGTGTTCTACATGGCGTTTTTACCGCAGTTCATCGCCCCCACCGAGCCCGTGCTTTTGAAGTCGCTGTGGCTCGCCGGCGTGCATTTCGTGATTGCCAACGTCTGGCAAATTGGCGTGGTGCTGCTGGTGGGAAGTGCCGGGCGATGGCTGGCCAGCGCTCGCTTTGCGCGAGTGCTCAACGCCACGACTGGCGCGGTGCTGGTGCTCTTCGGCCTGCGCCTGGCGCTCGAGCAGCGCCCGGTCTAG
- the htpG gene encoding molecular chaperone HtpG, producing MSTATHEETLGFQTEVKQLLNLMINSLYSNREIFLRELISNAADACDKLRYAALDSDALYEGDSDLRIEIEHDAAANTVTLRDNGIGMNRDDVISNLGTIARSGTAEFMQQLTGEQQKDAKLIGQFGVGFYSGFIVADEVVVRTRKAGSEKGEGVEWRSKGEGEFSVADLELDFHGTEITLHLKDDAKEYADDYRLKGLVRKYSDHIEVPVRMPKVETAKDDDGNEIEGSEVTTWETINEATALWVRPKSEVSDDEYKAFYKHVAHDFSDPLTWSHNKVEGKLEYTSLLYVPGRAPFDMFERDGARGVKLYVQRVFIMDDAEQFLPLYLRFIKGVLDTRDLSLNVSREILQQDPKVEKIKGALTKRALDMLKKLSKDSEQYQTFWNTFGSVLKEGPGEDPSNRENIAGLLRFASTHTDTAAQDQSLAGYIERMKEGQQKIYYVVADSFNAAKNSPHLEIFRKKGIEVLLLSDRIDEWLMSHLTEFDGKSFADVAKGELDLGDVEDEEEKKAQEETAKSKETLVKRVKEALAEGVQEVKITHRLTDSPACVVLPEHEMGYQMRRIMEAAGQPMPEVKPILELNPDHALVARLEGAEGEQFTQLAHILLDQAIIAEGGHLDDPAAYVKRLNSVLTA from the coding sequence ATGAGCACGGCAACCCACGAAGAAACGCTTGGTTTTCAAACGGAAGTCAAACAGCTTCTGAACCTGATGATCAACTCCCTGTACTCCAACCGGGAGATCTTTCTCCGCGAGCTGATCTCCAACGCTGCGGATGCCTGCGACAAGCTTCGCTACGCCGCGCTCGATAGCGACGCGCTGTACGAAGGCGACAGCGACCTGCGTATCGAAATCGAGCACGATGCCGCCGCCAACACCGTGACGCTGCGCGACAACGGCATCGGTATGAACCGCGACGACGTGATTTCCAATTTGGGCACCATCGCGCGCTCCGGTACCGCCGAGTTCATGCAACAGCTCACCGGCGAGCAGCAAAAGGACGCCAAGCTGATCGGCCAGTTCGGTGTCGGTTTCTACTCCGGTTTCATCGTCGCCGATGAAGTGGTCGTGCGCACTCGCAAGGCGGGCAGCGAGAAAGGTGAAGGCGTGGAATGGCGCTCGAAGGGCGAGGGCGAGTTCAGCGTCGCCGACCTCGAGCTCGATTTTCACGGCACCGAAATTACCCTGCACCTCAAGGACGATGCCAAGGAGTACGCCGACGACTACCGCTTGAAAGGGCTGGTGCGCAAGTACTCGGATCATATCGAAGTGCCGGTGCGTATGCCGAAGGTCGAAACTGCAAAGGACGATGACGGCAACGAGATCGAAGGTAGCGAAGTCACGACCTGGGAGACCATCAACGAAGCCACCGCGCTTTGGGTGCGTCCGAAATCCGAGGTGAGCGACGACGAGTACAAGGCGTTCTACAAGCACGTCGCCCATGATTTCAGCGACCCCTTGACCTGGAGCCACAACAAGGTCGAAGGCAAGCTCGAGTACACCAGTCTTCTGTATGTGCCCGGCCGCGCGCCGTTCGACATGTTCGAGCGCGACGGTGCCCGCGGCGTGAAGCTTTACGTACAGCGCGTGTTCATCATGGACGACGCCGAGCAGTTTTTGCCGCTCTACCTGCGCTTCATCAAGGGGGTGCTGGATACTCGCGATTTGTCGCTCAACGTGTCGCGTGAAATTCTTCAGCAGGACCCGAAGGTCGAAAAGATCAAGGGCGCACTCACCAAGCGCGCGCTGGACATGCTCAAGAAGCTCTCGAAAGACAGCGAGCAGTACCAGACGTTCTGGAACACCTTTGGCAGCGTGCTGAAGGAAGGCCCGGGCGAAGATCCCTCCAACCGCGAAAACATTGCCGGTCTTCTGCGCTTCGCTTCGACGCATACCGATACCGCCGCTCAGGATCAGTCGCTGGCCGGCTACATCGAGCGCATGAAGGAAGGTCAGCAGAAAATCTACTACGTGGTCGCGGACAGCTTCAACGCAGCGAAGAACAGCCCGCACCTCGAAATCTTCCGCAAGAAAGGCATCGAAGTCCTGCTGCTGTCGGATCGCATCGACGAGTGGCTGATGAGCCATCTGACCGAGTTCGACGGCAAGTCGTTTGCGGACGTGGCCAAGGGCGAGCTCGACCTTGGCGATGTGGAAGACGAAGAGGAGAAGAAGGCCCAGGAAGAGACCGCCAAATCGAAGGAGACGCTGGTCAAGCGAGTGAAAGAGGCGCTGGCCGAGGGCGTTCAGGAAGTGAAGATCACCCATCGCCTGACCGACTCCCCGGCCTGCGTGGTGCTGCCCGAGCACGAAATGGGCTACCAGATGCGCCGCATCATGGAGGCCGCCGGCCAGCCGATGCCCGAGGTGAAGCCGATTCTCGAGCTCAACCCGGATCACGCTCTGGTGGCGCGCCTGGAAGGCGCCGAGGGCGAGCAGTTCACCCAGCTGGCCCACATCCTGCTCGACCAGGCCATCATCGCCGAAGGTGGCCATCTCGACGACCCGGCCGCCTACGTCAAGCGGTTGAATAGCGTTCTTACCGCCTGA
- a CDS encoding transglycosylase SLT domain-containing protein yields the protein MPVLRLRFRLKALGVAALVGLAAQGVATPSLAATDAQMSAALNAARDQQWQRVDERAIAGHVLEGYVEYHRLRGRLPNVSSGEVQDFLQRYSDSPLSEWMRGQAIANYGYAGRYNDLLAIADGVPDGTARQCYYYTALLDRAPLEARAAGLDLWRTGSSQPNACDTLFNRLRADGTIDDRAVWERKMLAWQAGDIGLSNYLNGLLGGQWQSAIDTVEATHRSASMIAQAPACLGPQCAASAAFYQAGMQRYTQENTPAALSAWQSLSPRLALDSDAQRVIEEELAFYALVRSVPGALGWVDSVLPSLGSERVLELRVRRALEDRQWQDVMRWIAQMPPTQQESSRWQYWLARANEQLGNRDAAEARYREAALDRSFYGFAAAEKLGIPYRLNNEVSYFDEVSRERTANLPVVQRTEALLRIGEDGLANSEWLYAARTLPPLEARALADYAAQRQWYARLVQTTIAGEMWDALEWRFPPAYRESFMRWGNQTGVDPYLLMAITRRESAYNPVALSPAGARGLMQLMPGTAAQVARQLGLADPGPYGVLDPELNIRLGSTYIREKLDRYRGNRLAATAAYNAGPGRVDQWLGSGMESFDLFVESIPFRETRDYVQAVLSYRVIFESLARGGDSQGVTLLSDNEQQSRYDRALLTLR from the coding sequence ATGCCGGTTTTGCGATTACGTTTTCGCCTTAAAGCGCTGGGCGTCGCCGCGCTCGTCGGTTTAGCCGCCCAGGGAGTTGCCACGCCGAGCCTGGCGGCAACGGACGCCCAAATGAGCGCGGCACTCAACGCTGCCCGCGACCAGCAGTGGCAGCGCGTCGACGAGCGCGCCATCGCCGGCCACGTGCTCGAAGGCTACGTCGAGTATCATCGCCTGCGCGGGCGTCTTCCCAACGTCTCTTCCGGCGAGGTTCAGGACTTTCTCCAGCGCTACAGCGATTCGCCACTTTCCGAGTGGATGCGCGGCCAAGCAATCGCCAATTACGGCTACGCCGGGCGTTACAACGACCTGTTGGCTATCGCCGACGGCGTGCCGGACGGCACCGCCCGCCAATGCTACTACTACACGGCACTGCTGGACCGGGCGCCTTTGGAGGCGCGCGCCGCAGGGCTCGATCTCTGGCGCACCGGCAGCTCCCAGCCCAACGCCTGCGACACGCTCTTCAATCGCCTGCGCGCCGACGGTACGATCGATGACCGCGCGGTGTGGGAACGCAAGATGCTGGCCTGGCAGGCCGGTGACATCGGACTTTCGAACTACCTTAACGGCCTGCTGGGCGGGCAGTGGCAAAGCGCCATCGACACCGTGGAGGCCACCCACCGCAGCGCCTCGATGATTGCCCAGGCGCCGGCGTGTTTGGGCCCACAGTGCGCGGCAAGCGCGGCGTTCTATCAGGCCGGCATGCAGCGCTACACCCAGGAAAACACGCCCGCCGCGCTGAGCGCCTGGCAGAGCCTGTCGCCCCGGCTGGCGCTCGATAGCGACGCGCAGCGCGTCATCGAGGAAGAACTCGCCTTTTATGCGCTGGTTCGAAGCGTACCCGGCGCGCTTGGCTGGGTGGACAGCGTGCTGCCTTCGCTTGGCAGCGAGCGAGTGCTCGAGCTCCGCGTGCGCCGCGCGCTCGAAGATCGCCAGTGGCAGGACGTCATGCGCTGGATCGCCCAGATGCCGCCGACCCAGCAGGAGAGCAGCCGCTGGCAGTACTGGCTGGCTCGGGCCAACGAGCAGTTGGGTAACCGGGACGCCGCCGAGGCGCGCTATCGCGAGGCAGCGCTGGACCGCAGTTTTTACGGCTTCGCCGCCGCGGAGAAGCTCGGCATTCCCTACCGGTTGAACAACGAGGTCAGCTACTTCGACGAGGTGTCGCGCGAGCGCACCGCAAACCTTCCGGTGGTGCAGCGCACCGAGGCACTGCTGCGTATCGGTGAAGACGGCCTGGCCAACAGCGAGTGGCTTTACGCCGCGCGCACCTTGCCCCCGCTGGAGGCCCGGGCGCTGGCAGACTACGCCGCCCAGCGTCAGTGGTACGCGCGGCTGGTGCAAACCACCATCGCCGGCGAGATGTGGGATGCGCTGGAGTGGCGCTTCCCGCCGGCCTACCGTGAAAGTTTCATGCGCTGGGGCAATCAGACCGGGGTCGACCCTTACCTTTTAATGGCGATTACCCGTCGCGAAAGCGCCTACAATCCGGTGGCGCTCTCGCCCGCCGGTGCCCGCGGCTTGATGCAGCTGATGCCGGGCACCGCCGCCCAGGTGGCCCGCCAGCTGGGCCTGGCCGACCCGGGGCCTTACGGGGTGCTCGACCCGGAGCTCAACATCCGCCTGGGCAGTACCTATATTCGTGAAAAGCTCGACCGCTACCGCGGCAACCGCCTGGCGGCCACGGCAGCCTACAACGCCGGCCCCGGCCGGGTCGACCAGTGGCTGGGCAGCGGCATGGAGTCGTTCGACCTGTTCGTTGAGAGCATTCCGTTTCGCGAAACCCGCGACTACGTCCAGGCGGTGCTGAGCTATCGGGTGATCTTCGAAAGCCTGGCCCGGGGCGGCGACAGCCAGGGCGTGACGCTCTTGAGCGATAACGAGCAGCAGAGTCGCTACGACCGCGCCCTGCTCACGCTTCGCTAG
- a CDS encoding YkvA family protein — translation MARWMKGWWLGRLKGRVGAFKRIARALKLFFPMTRDVVSGRYRPVPWSAFGMMALALGYLIMPFDLIPDFLFLIGVVDDALIIGWLLDRIDRRLIGYRAWKYGDPEPLDT, via the coding sequence ATGGCACGATGGATGAAAGGGTGGTGGCTTGGGCGCTTGAAAGGCCGTGTTGGGGCGTTCAAGCGTATCGCGCGGGCGTTGAAACTGTTTTTCCCCATGACGCGCGATGTCGTGAGCGGCCGCTACCGTCCGGTGCCCTGGTCGGCGTTTGGCATGATGGCGCTGGCGCTTGGCTATCTGATCATGCCCTTCGATTTGATTCCGGACTTTCTCTTTCTCATCGGCGTCGTCGATGACGCGCTGATCATTGGCTGGCTTCTGGATCGCATCGACCGGCGTTTGATTGGCTATCGGGCGTGGAAGTACGGCGACCCGGAACCGCTGGACACCTGA